In a single window of the Terrirubrum flagellatum genome:
- a CDS encoding hydantoinase/oxoprolinase family protein has protein sequence MTRIVGVDVGGTFTDLVMVETSGARREVKIAKVPTTSGNQAEGVMKAIAAVDVDPAVLDLVIHGTTVTTNALLERKIATVGLITTSGFRDVLELGRRTRPKPYGLFGTFEPLIERQNRLEVAERMSAHGEVLTPLDEDAVARQAKALIAQGCEALVIHFLHAYANPAHEIRAGEIARALWPNGYVTLGHELLSEFREYERGTTASVNAAVQPVLDRYVDFLRDELAKGGFKRDLLVMNGNGGTVRADIVAREAAKTVMSGPASGVMAAVATMAQAGVKHAITYDMGGTSTDVALIRDGTPEVSSELSIDYGLPVHLPMVDVRTIGAGGGSIASVNAAGLLQVGPRSAGSTPGPICYGRGGTEPTITDANVVLGRLDAARVSATGGADAVARAREAIEERIGAPLGLSVERAAEAIIALGNVHMSGAIRLVSLSRGHDPRDFALFAFGGAGPLHATALARELGVPDVLIPARPGLTNALGCVVADLRQDFVRTLNSPLSSLSIEDLQAIFAEHEDAGRRLNSISGDEIARTVVEHSLDMQFQGQTHLIRVPLGPEPLDRETIRWRFDEVYDRRFQVRLPELAASVVNANTSVIGRRHSMKFDMLMGSGPRRAALDEATTGMRRLFTQGEWVEAPVIDRESMPLDAMIEGPAIVEQRDATTFIEPDCVATVDAIGNLRIRISA, from the coding sequence ATGACCCGCATCGTGGGCGTCGATGTCGGCGGCACCTTCACCGACCTCGTGATGGTCGAGACTTCGGGCGCTCGCCGCGAGGTGAAAATCGCCAAGGTCCCGACGACGTCTGGCAATCAGGCCGAAGGCGTGATGAAAGCGATCGCGGCGGTCGATGTCGATCCCGCCGTGCTCGATCTCGTCATTCACGGCACGACGGTCACCACCAATGCGCTGCTCGAGCGCAAGATCGCGACCGTCGGCCTGATCACGACATCAGGCTTTCGCGATGTGCTCGAACTCGGCCGCCGCACGCGCCCGAAGCCTTACGGCCTGTTCGGAACCTTCGAGCCGCTGATCGAGCGTCAGAACCGGCTCGAAGTGGCGGAGCGCATGAGCGCACATGGCGAAGTCCTGACGCCGCTCGATGAAGACGCTGTTGCGCGGCAGGCGAAGGCGCTGATCGCGCAGGGCTGCGAGGCGCTGGTGATCCACTTCCTCCATGCCTACGCTAACCCCGCGCACGAAATTCGCGCCGGCGAGATTGCGCGCGCTCTGTGGCCGAACGGATATGTCACGCTCGGCCATGAACTGCTGTCGGAGTTCCGCGAATATGAGCGGGGAACGACCGCGTCGGTCAACGCCGCCGTGCAGCCCGTGCTCGATCGTTATGTCGATTTCCTGCGCGACGAACTCGCGAAGGGCGGCTTCAAGCGCGATCTCCTCGTCATGAACGGCAATGGCGGTACGGTGCGCGCCGACATTGTCGCGCGCGAAGCGGCGAAGACTGTCATGTCCGGTCCGGCCTCCGGCGTGATGGCTGCTGTGGCGACGATGGCGCAGGCGGGCGTGAAGCACGCCATCACCTACGACATGGGCGGCACCTCAACCGACGTAGCCTTGATCCGCGACGGGACGCCTGAGGTCTCATCGGAACTCTCGATCGATTACGGCCTGCCCGTGCATCTGCCGATGGTCGATGTGCGCACCATCGGCGCCGGCGGCGGCTCGATCGCGAGCGTCAATGCGGCCGGACTCTTGCAAGTTGGTCCGCGCAGCGCCGGCTCGACGCCGGGCCCGATCTGTTACGGCCGCGGCGGGACAGAGCCGACAATCACCGACGCCAATGTTGTGCTCGGGCGGTTGGACGCCGCGCGCGTGTCGGCGACCGGCGGCGCTGACGCCGTGGCGCGCGCCAGAGAGGCGATCGAGGAACGCATCGGCGCGCCGCTTGGACTGTCAGTTGAGCGCGCGGCCGAAGCGATTATTGCGCTTGGCAATGTCCATATGTCAGGCGCGATTCGTCTGGTGTCGCTGTCGCGCGGCCATGATCCCCGCGACTTCGCGCTCTTCGCCTTCGGCGGCGCCGGTCCGCTGCATGCGACGGCGTTGGCGCGTGAACTCGGCGTGCCAGACGTGCTGATCCCGGCGCGTCCCGGCCTCACAAATGCGTTGGGGTGTGTGGTCGCCGATCTCCGCCAGGATTTCGTGCGCACGCTCAATAGTCCTCTGTCATCGCTTTCGATCGAGGATTTGCAGGCGATCTTCGCCGAGCATGAGGATGCCGGGCGTCGGCTGAATAGCATTAGCGGCGATGAAATTGCGAGGACTGTCGTCGAGCACAGTCTCGATATGCAGTTCCAGGGGCAGACGCATCTGATCCGCGTGCCGCTTGGGCCCGAACCGCTCGATCGCGAAACGATCCGCTGGCGCTTTGACGAGGTGTATGACCGTCGCTTCCAGGTGCGTTTGCCGGAGCTGGCTGCGAGCGTCGTCAACGCCAACACTTCGGTGATCGGAAGACGACATTCAATGAAGTTTGACATGCTGATGGGCTCCGGGCCTCGCCGCGCGGCGCTCGATGAGGCGACCACGGGCATGCGCCGGTTGTTCACGCAAGGCGAGTGGGTCGAAGCGCCCGTGATCGATCGCGAGAGCATGCCGCTCGACGCCATGATCGAAGGACCTGCGATCGTCGAACAGCGCGACGCCACGACCTTCATCGAGCCGGATTGCGTTGCGACGGTCGACGCTATCGGCAATCTCCGCATCAGGATTTCGGCATGA
- a CDS encoding ABC transporter ATP-binding protein, which translates to MSARLLLDVANLGAAYGLAQVLFGVSMQLFAGETVALMGRNGAGKTTTMKTIMGLVRATSGAIRFQGQDIARLQPFEIARRGLGYVPEDRRIFTDLTVAENLEVGRRAAAEGATAFTPEALFDIFPNLATMRGRRASAMSGGEQQMLTIARTLMGNPVALLLDEPSEGLAPVIVDQMIDALLRLKKGGMSIIVSEQNLDFAATVADRAVVLEKGAVQFTGSMAELQSDASGALSHLTA; encoded by the coding sequence ATGAGCGCGCGCCTGCTCCTTGATGTCGCGAACCTCGGCGCAGCCTATGGACTCGCGCAGGTTCTGTTTGGCGTGTCGATGCAATTGTTCGCGGGCGAGACGGTCGCGCTCATGGGCCGCAACGGCGCCGGCAAGACGACGACGATGAAGACGATCATGGGGCTCGTCCGCGCCACATCAGGCGCGATTCGGTTTCAGGGTCAGGACATCGCGAGGCTGCAGCCTTTTGAGATCGCGCGCCGCGGCCTCGGCTACGTCCCGGAAGACCGGCGCATATTCACCGACCTTACTGTCGCTGAGAATCTCGAAGTCGGCCGACGAGCGGCGGCGGAAGGCGCGACAGCCTTCACGCCGGAAGCTTTGTTCGACATCTTTCCAAATCTGGCGACGATGCGAGGGAGAAGGGCGTCGGCCATGTCGGGCGGCGAACAGCAGATGCTGACGATCGCGCGCACCTTGATGGGCAATCCCGTCGCGCTGCTGCTCGACGAACCTTCGGAAGGCTTGGCGCCCGTTATCGTCGATCAGATGATCGACGCGCTGCTGCGGCTGAAGAAGGGCGGCATGTCGATTATCGTGTCGGAGCAGAATCTCGATTTCGCCGCGACCGTTGCCGATCGCGCCGTGGTGCTGGAGAAAGGCGCGGTGCAATTCACAGGCTCTATGGCGGAGCTTCAGTCCGACGCGTCGGGCGCGCTGAGCCATCTGACGGCGTGA